In a single window of the Bos javanicus breed banteng chromosome 16, ARS-OSU_banteng_1.0, whole genome shotgun sequence genome:
- the MMEL1 gene encoding membrane metallo-endopeptidase-like 1 isoform X5 has translation MSVVAALSDPKRLAMGKPESPVGMVEIAGRSGQKHRGFLEAGLLLLLLLVTGALVTLGLLYADSRGKRLPLFSSRLCFSKEEKNTVKRAPREIKPSKDNVETCTTPGCVMAAARILQNMDPSMEPCNDFYQYACGGWLRRHVIPETNSRYSVFDILRDELEIILKAVLENSTTKDRPAVQKAKMLYRSCMNESEIEKRDSQPLLNILEVVGGWPVAMDKWNKSVGPQWELEQQLAVMNAQFNRRVLIDLFIWNDDQNSSRHIIYIDQPTLGMPSREYYFKEGNNQKRAPWGPWQPRPPDFVLRPLAQVREAYLQFMVSVAMMLRADLNLPENSGLVQEDMAQVLELETQLANATVPQEERHDVTALYHRMDLEQLQNSFGLKGFNWTLFIQSVLSSVKIDLLPNEEVVVYGIPYLQNLEGIIDVYSPRTMQNYLIWRLVLDRISSLSQRFKEARASYRKALYGTTVEEVRWRECVSYVNSNMESAVGSLYVKEAFSGDSKDVVKELIDKVRAVFVDTLDELSWMDESSKKKAQEKAMNIREQIGYPDYILEEGNKHLDEEYSNLNFSEHLYFENGLQNLKAGAQRSLKKLREKVDQNLWIIGAAVVNAFYSPNRNQIVFPAGILQPPFFSKEQPQALNFGGIGMVIGHEITHGFDDNGRNFDKNGNMLDWWSNFSAQHFREQSECMVYQYGNYSWDLADDQNVNGFSTLGENIADNGGVRQAYKVWCGSYRPEFAIQSIKTDVHSPLKYRVLGSLQNLGAFADAFHCANGSPMHPTVRCRVW, from the exons GGAAGCGGCTGCCACTCTTTTCTAGCCGGCTTTGCTTCTCCAAGGAAGAGAAGAACACTGTAAAACGAGCACCCCGAG agatcaaaccctccaAGGACAATGTCGAGACCTGCACCACCCCTGGCTGCGTGATGGCAG CTGCCAGGATCCTCCAGAACATGGACCCGTCCATGGAGCCGTGTAACGACTTCTACCAGTACGCATGCGGGGGCTGGCTGCGGCGCCACGTGATCCCTGAGACCAACTCGCGCTACAGCGTCTTCGACATCCTCCGGGATGAGCTGGAGATCATCCTCAAAG CGGTGCTGGAGAACTCCACCACCAAAGACCGGCCGGCCGTGCAAAAGGCCAAGATGCTCTACCGCTCCTGCATGAACGAAA GTGAGATAGAGAAGCGAGACTCACAGCCCCTGCTGAATATCCTGGAGGTGGTGGGAGGCTGGCCAGTGGCCATGGACAAGTGGAACAAGAGCGTAG GCCCCCAGTGGGAGCTGGAACAGCAGCTGGCCGTGATGAACGCACAGTTCAACCGGCGGGTGCTCATCGACCTCTTCATCTGGAACGACGACCAGAACTCCAGCCGGCACATCATCTAC ATAGACCAACCCACCCTGGGCATGCCGTCCCGAGAGTACTACTTCAAGGAGGGCAACAACCAGAAG AGAGCACCGTGGGGGCCATGGCAGCCGAGGCCACCAGACTTTGTCCTGCGTCCTTTGGCCCAGGTACGGGAAGCCTacctgcagttcatggtgtcagtGGCCATGATGCTGCGGGCGGACTTGAACCTCCCCGAGAACAGCGGCCTGGTTCAGGAAGACATGGCCCAGGTGCTGGAGCTGGAGACGCAGCTGGCCAAC GCCACGGTCCCCCAGGAAGAGCGCCATGACGTCACCGCCCTGTACCACAGGATGGACCTGGAGCAGCTCCAGAACAGCTTCGGTCTGAag GGATTTAACTGGACTCTCTTCATACAATCCGTGCTATCCTCTGTCAAAATTGATCTGCTGCCTAATGAAGAAGTGGTGGTCTATGGCATCCCCTACCTCCAGAATCTTGAAGGCATCATCGATGTCTACTCACCCAG GACCATGCAGAACTACCTGATTTGGCGCCTGGTGCTGGACCGCATCAGCAGCCTGAGCCAGCGGTTTAAGGAAGCGCGTGCAAGCTACCGCAAG GCACTCTATGGCACGACGGTGGAGGAGGTTCGCTGGCGGGAGTGCGTCAGCTATGTCAACAGCAACATGGAGAGCGCCGTGGGCTCGCTCTATGTCAAGGAGGCCTTCTCCGGTGACAGCAAGGACGTG GTCAAAGAGCTCATTGACAAGGTGCGGGCAGTGTTCGTGGACACTCTGGATGAGCTGAGCTGGATGGATGAGTCATCCAAGAAGAAGGCCCaggagaag GCCATGAACATCCGGGAGCAGATTGGGTACCCTGACTACATCCTGGAGGAGGGGAACAAACATCTGGACGAGGAGTATTCCAAC CTGAACTTCTCAGAGCACCTGTACTTTGAGAACGGACTGCAGAATCTGAAGGCTGGCGCCCAGCGGAGCCTCAAGAAGCTTAGGGAGAAGGTGGACCAGAACCT CTGGATCATTGGGGCTGCCGTGGTGAACGCCTTCTACTCTCCAAACCGAAACCAGATTG tGTTCCCCGCTGGGATCCTCCAGCCCCCTTTTTTCAGCAAGGAGCAGCCTCAAGCCTTGAACTTCGGGGGCATCGGGATGGTCATCGGGCACGAGATCACCCACGGCTTTGACGACAATG GCCGGAACTTCGACAAGAATGGGAACATGCTGGACTGGTGGAGCAACTTCTCTGCCCAGCACTTCAGGGAGCAGTCAGAGTGCATGGTCTACCAATATGGCAATTACTCCTGGGACCTGGCTGATGACCAGAAT GTGAATGGCTTCAGCACACTCGGGGAAAACATTGCCGACAATGGAGGGGTGCGGCAGGCATACAAG GTGTGGTGCGGATCCTACCGGCCAGAGTTCGCCATCCAGTCCATCAAGACTGACGTCCACAGTCCCCTGAAGTACAG GGTGCTGGGCTCGCTGCAGAACCTGGGCGCCTTCGCAGACGCGTTCCACTGCGCGAATGGCTCCCCCATGCACCCAACGGTGCGATGCCGCGTCTGGTAG
- the MMEL1 gene encoding membrane metallo-endopeptidase-like 1 isoform X6, translating into MSVVAALSDPKRLAMGKPESPVGMVEIAGRSGQKHRGFLEAGLLLLLLLVTGALVTLGLLYADSRGKRLPLFSSRLCFSKEEKNTVKRAPREIKPSKDNVETCTTPGCVMAAARILQNMDPSMEPCNDFYQYACGGWLRRHVIPETNSRYSVFDILRDELEIILKAVLENSTTKDRPAVQKAKMLYRSCMNESEIEKRDSQPLLNILEVVGGWPVAMDKWNKSVGPQWELEQQLAVMNAQFNRRVLIDLFIWNDDQNSSRHIIYIDQPTLGMPSREYYFKEGNNQKRAPWGPWQPRPPDFVLRPLAQVREAYLQFMVSVAMMLRADLNLPENSGLVQEDMAQVLELETQLANATVPQEERHDVTALYHRMDLEQLQNSFGLKGFNWTLFIQSVLSSVKIDLLPNEEVVVYGIPYLQNLEGIIDVYSPRTMQNYLIWRLVLDRISSLSQRFKEARASYRKALYGTTVEEVRWRECVSYVNSNMESAVGSLYVKEAFSGDSKDVVKELIDKVRAVFVDTLDELSWMDESSKKKAQEKAMNIREQIGYPDYILEEGNKHLDEEYSNLNFSEHLYFENGLQNLKAGAQRSLKKLREKVDQNLWIIGAAVVNAFYSPNRNQIGRNFDKNGNMLDWWSNFSAQHFREQSECMVYQYGNYSWDLADDQNVNGFSTLGENIADNGGVRQAYKAYLKWVAEGGKDQQLPGLELTYQQLFFINYAQVWCGSYRPEFAIQSIKTDVHSPLKYRVLGSLQNLGAFADAFHCANGSPMHPTVRCRVW; encoded by the exons GGAAGCGGCTGCCACTCTTTTCTAGCCGGCTTTGCTTCTCCAAGGAAGAGAAGAACACTGTAAAACGAGCACCCCGAG agatcaaaccctccaAGGACAATGTCGAGACCTGCACCACCCCTGGCTGCGTGATGGCAG CTGCCAGGATCCTCCAGAACATGGACCCGTCCATGGAGCCGTGTAACGACTTCTACCAGTACGCATGCGGGGGCTGGCTGCGGCGCCACGTGATCCCTGAGACCAACTCGCGCTACAGCGTCTTCGACATCCTCCGGGATGAGCTGGAGATCATCCTCAAAG CGGTGCTGGAGAACTCCACCACCAAAGACCGGCCGGCCGTGCAAAAGGCCAAGATGCTCTACCGCTCCTGCATGAACGAAA GTGAGATAGAGAAGCGAGACTCACAGCCCCTGCTGAATATCCTGGAGGTGGTGGGAGGCTGGCCAGTGGCCATGGACAAGTGGAACAAGAGCGTAG GCCCCCAGTGGGAGCTGGAACAGCAGCTGGCCGTGATGAACGCACAGTTCAACCGGCGGGTGCTCATCGACCTCTTCATCTGGAACGACGACCAGAACTCCAGCCGGCACATCATCTAC ATAGACCAACCCACCCTGGGCATGCCGTCCCGAGAGTACTACTTCAAGGAGGGCAACAACCAGAAG AGAGCACCGTGGGGGCCATGGCAGCCGAGGCCACCAGACTTTGTCCTGCGTCCTTTGGCCCAGGTACGGGAAGCCTacctgcagttcatggtgtcagtGGCCATGATGCTGCGGGCGGACTTGAACCTCCCCGAGAACAGCGGCCTGGTTCAGGAAGACATGGCCCAGGTGCTGGAGCTGGAGACGCAGCTGGCCAAC GCCACGGTCCCCCAGGAAGAGCGCCATGACGTCACCGCCCTGTACCACAGGATGGACCTGGAGCAGCTCCAGAACAGCTTCGGTCTGAag GGATTTAACTGGACTCTCTTCATACAATCCGTGCTATCCTCTGTCAAAATTGATCTGCTGCCTAATGAAGAAGTGGTGGTCTATGGCATCCCCTACCTCCAGAATCTTGAAGGCATCATCGATGTCTACTCACCCAG GACCATGCAGAACTACCTGATTTGGCGCCTGGTGCTGGACCGCATCAGCAGCCTGAGCCAGCGGTTTAAGGAAGCGCGTGCAAGCTACCGCAAG GCACTCTATGGCACGACGGTGGAGGAGGTTCGCTGGCGGGAGTGCGTCAGCTATGTCAACAGCAACATGGAGAGCGCCGTGGGCTCGCTCTATGTCAAGGAGGCCTTCTCCGGTGACAGCAAGGACGTG GTCAAAGAGCTCATTGACAAGGTGCGGGCAGTGTTCGTGGACACTCTGGATGAGCTGAGCTGGATGGATGAGTCATCCAAGAAGAAGGCCCaggagaag GCCATGAACATCCGGGAGCAGATTGGGTACCCTGACTACATCCTGGAGGAGGGGAACAAACATCTGGACGAGGAGTATTCCAAC CTGAACTTCTCAGAGCACCTGTACTTTGAGAACGGACTGCAGAATCTGAAGGCTGGCGCCCAGCGGAGCCTCAAGAAGCTTAGGGAGAAGGTGGACCAGAACCT CTGGATCATTGGGGCTGCCGTGGTGAACGCCTTCTACTCTCCAAACCGAAACCAGATTG GCCGGAACTTCGACAAGAATGGGAACATGCTGGACTGGTGGAGCAACTTCTCTGCCCAGCACTTCAGGGAGCAGTCAGAGTGCATGGTCTACCAATATGGCAATTACTCCTGGGACCTGGCTGATGACCAGAAT GTGAATGGCTTCAGCACACTCGGGGAAAACATTGCCGACAATGGAGGGGTGCGGCAGGCATACAAG GCTTACCTGAAGTGGGTGGCAGAAGGCGGCAAGGACCAGCAGCTGCCAGGCCTGGAACTGACCTACCAGCAACTGTTCTTCATCAACTATGCGCAG GTGTGGTGCGGATCCTACCGGCCAGAGTTCGCCATCCAGTCCATCAAGACTGACGTCCACAGTCCCCTGAAGTACAG GGTGCTGGGCTCGCTGCAGAACCTGGGCGCCTTCGCAGACGCGTTCCACTGCGCGAATGGCTCCCCCATGCACCCAACGGTGCGATGCCGCGTCTGGTAG
- the MMEL1 gene encoding membrane metallo-endopeptidase-like 1 isoform X2: MSVVAALSDPKRLAMGKPESPVGMVEIAGRSGQKHRGFLEAGLLLLLLLVTGALVTLGLLYADSRGKRLPLFSSRLCFSKEEKNTVKRAPREIKPSKDNVETCTTPGCVMAAARILQNMDPSMEPCNDFYQYACGGWLRRHVIPETNSRYSVFDILRDELEIILKAVLENSTTKDRPAVQKAKMLYRSCMNESEIEKRDSQPLLNILEVVGGWPVAMDKWNKSVGPQWELEQQLAVMNAQFNRRVLIDLFIWNDDQNSSRHIIYIDQPTLGMPSREYYFKEGNNQKRAPWGPWQPRPPDFVLRPLAQVREAYLQFMVSVAMMLRADLNLPENSGLVQEDMAQATVPQEERHDVTALYHRMDLEQLQNSFGLKGFNWTLFIQSVLSSVKIDLLPNEEVVVYGIPYLQNLEGIIDVYSPRTMQNYLIWRLVLDRISSLSQRFKEARASYRKALYGTTVEEVRWRECVSYVNSNMESAVGSLYVKEAFSGDSKDVVKELIDKVRAVFVDTLDELSWMDESSKKKAQEKAMNIREQIGYPDYILEEGNKHLDEEYSNLNFSEHLYFENGLQNLKAGAQRSLKKLREKVDQNLWIIGAAVVNAFYSPNRNQIVFPAGILQPPFFSKEQPQALNFGGIGMVIGHEITHGFDDNGRNFDKNGNMLDWWSNFSAQHFREQSECMVYQYGNYSWDLADDQNVNGFSTLGENIADNGGVRQAYKAYLKWVAEGGKDQQLPGLELTYQQLFFINYAQVWCGSYRPEFAIQSIKTDVHSPLKYRVLGSLQNLGAFADAFHCANGSPMHPTVRCRVW; encoded by the exons GGAAGCGGCTGCCACTCTTTTCTAGCCGGCTTTGCTTCTCCAAGGAAGAGAAGAACACTGTAAAACGAGCACCCCGAG agatcaaaccctccaAGGACAATGTCGAGACCTGCACCACCCCTGGCTGCGTGATGGCAG CTGCCAGGATCCTCCAGAACATGGACCCGTCCATGGAGCCGTGTAACGACTTCTACCAGTACGCATGCGGGGGCTGGCTGCGGCGCCACGTGATCCCTGAGACCAACTCGCGCTACAGCGTCTTCGACATCCTCCGGGATGAGCTGGAGATCATCCTCAAAG CGGTGCTGGAGAACTCCACCACCAAAGACCGGCCGGCCGTGCAAAAGGCCAAGATGCTCTACCGCTCCTGCATGAACGAAA GTGAGATAGAGAAGCGAGACTCACAGCCCCTGCTGAATATCCTGGAGGTGGTGGGAGGCTGGCCAGTGGCCATGGACAAGTGGAACAAGAGCGTAG GCCCCCAGTGGGAGCTGGAACAGCAGCTGGCCGTGATGAACGCACAGTTCAACCGGCGGGTGCTCATCGACCTCTTCATCTGGAACGACGACCAGAACTCCAGCCGGCACATCATCTAC ATAGACCAACCCACCCTGGGCATGCCGTCCCGAGAGTACTACTTCAAGGAGGGCAACAACCAGAAG AGAGCACCGTGGGGGCCATGGCAGCCGAGGCCACCAGACTTTGTCCTGCGTCCTTTGGCCCAGGTACGGGAAGCCTacctgcagttcatggtgtcagtGGCCATGATGCTGCGGGCGGACTTGAACCTCCCCGAGAACAGCGGCCTGGTTCAGGAAGACATGGCCCAG GCCACGGTCCCCCAGGAAGAGCGCCATGACGTCACCGCCCTGTACCACAGGATGGACCTGGAGCAGCTCCAGAACAGCTTCGGTCTGAag GGATTTAACTGGACTCTCTTCATACAATCCGTGCTATCCTCTGTCAAAATTGATCTGCTGCCTAATGAAGAAGTGGTGGTCTATGGCATCCCCTACCTCCAGAATCTTGAAGGCATCATCGATGTCTACTCACCCAG GACCATGCAGAACTACCTGATTTGGCGCCTGGTGCTGGACCGCATCAGCAGCCTGAGCCAGCGGTTTAAGGAAGCGCGTGCAAGCTACCGCAAG GCACTCTATGGCACGACGGTGGAGGAGGTTCGCTGGCGGGAGTGCGTCAGCTATGTCAACAGCAACATGGAGAGCGCCGTGGGCTCGCTCTATGTCAAGGAGGCCTTCTCCGGTGACAGCAAGGACGTG GTCAAAGAGCTCATTGACAAGGTGCGGGCAGTGTTCGTGGACACTCTGGATGAGCTGAGCTGGATGGATGAGTCATCCAAGAAGAAGGCCCaggagaag GCCATGAACATCCGGGAGCAGATTGGGTACCCTGACTACATCCTGGAGGAGGGGAACAAACATCTGGACGAGGAGTATTCCAAC CTGAACTTCTCAGAGCACCTGTACTTTGAGAACGGACTGCAGAATCTGAAGGCTGGCGCCCAGCGGAGCCTCAAGAAGCTTAGGGAGAAGGTGGACCAGAACCT CTGGATCATTGGGGCTGCCGTGGTGAACGCCTTCTACTCTCCAAACCGAAACCAGATTG tGTTCCCCGCTGGGATCCTCCAGCCCCCTTTTTTCAGCAAGGAGCAGCCTCAAGCCTTGAACTTCGGGGGCATCGGGATGGTCATCGGGCACGAGATCACCCACGGCTTTGACGACAATG GCCGGAACTTCGACAAGAATGGGAACATGCTGGACTGGTGGAGCAACTTCTCTGCCCAGCACTTCAGGGAGCAGTCAGAGTGCATGGTCTACCAATATGGCAATTACTCCTGGGACCTGGCTGATGACCAGAAT GTGAATGGCTTCAGCACACTCGGGGAAAACATTGCCGACAATGGAGGGGTGCGGCAGGCATACAAG GCTTACCTGAAGTGGGTGGCAGAAGGCGGCAAGGACCAGCAGCTGCCAGGCCTGGAACTGACCTACCAGCAACTGTTCTTCATCAACTATGCGCAG GTGTGGTGCGGATCCTACCGGCCAGAGTTCGCCATCCAGTCCATCAAGACTGACGTCCACAGTCCCCTGAAGTACAG GGTGCTGGGCTCGCTGCAGAACCTGGGCGCCTTCGCAGACGCGTTCCACTGCGCGAATGGCTCCCCCATGCACCCAACGGTGCGATGCCGCGTCTGGTAG